Below is a window of Planctomycetes bacterium MalM25 DNA.
GGTTGCCGCCGCTCTCGATCACGTCCGGGTAGAGCGTCCCTTGAGCAAGGAAGCGGGCGTCCTCGACCTTGGCGGCCTCCGCCTTAAAGCACTCGATGAACTCGCCGCCGATGATCTTGCGTTTGGTCTGCGGTTCGGTCACGCCGGCGAGCTTCGCGAGGAACCGCTCCTCGGCGTCGACGACGTGCAGATCCGATTTGAAGTGGTCGGTGAACTCGCGGACGACGGCCGAAGCCTCGTCCTTGCGCAGCAGGCCGTTATCGACCAGGATGCAGGTGAGCTGCGGGCCGATCGCCTTGGACAACAGCGCCGCCACGACCGCCGAGTCGACGCCACCCGACAAGCCGCAGATGACGCGTGAGTCGCCCACCTGCTCGCGGACGCGGGCGATCGCCTCGTCGGCGAAGTCGCCCAGCCGCCACTGCCCGGTCGTGCCGCAAACCTCCCGCAGGAAGTTGCCGAGGATCGTCTTCCCCTCGACCGAGTGGGTCACCTCCGGGTGGAACTGCAAGCCGTAAGCGGGCAGGCGGTTGTGGCGCACGGCGGCGAAGGGGCACGTGTCGGTCTTCGCGAGCGGTGAGAAGTCGCTGGCGATCTGCTGCACCTGGTCGCCGTGGCTCATCCACACCTCGGTGTGGGCGTGGACGTCCTTGAACAGGTCAGAGTCGTCGACGACCTCGCAGTGGGCGCGGCCGTATTCACGCACGTCGTGGCTCTCGACCTTGCCGCCGAGCGCCTCGCACATCAGCTGCATGCCGTAGCAGATGCCCAGCACGGGGACGCCCAACTCGAACAGCTTCGGGTCGCAGCGTGGCGCCCCCTCGGCGTAGACGCTGCTCGGGCCACCCGACAGGATGATCCCCTTGGGCGCCAACTCGACGATCCGCTCGGCCGGCAAGTCGTGGCGGACGATCTCGCAGTAGACGTGCTGCTCGCGCACCCGGCGGGCGATCAGCTGGGCGAATTGGCTGCCGAAATCGAGGACGAGCACCCGCTCGCGGGCCAAGTCGCCGCGGCGGGGCGCCGCTGAGGGGGGGGCGGTCTCGGTGTTGATCGAAGACATCACGTTGTCTTTCCGTGACACCCGTTGCGGTCCGCGGGGGCGGGTCGCAACGGTTGGAGTGGCCAAAAGCCGGATTCTACCGGCCGGGGCGCCCTCTCACTAGCAGTGGCGCACGGCTTGCTTCCTATCCAACACAACCCGCGTATCATGGAGCCACCGCGACCCCCCCCTGCCCCCCACGCCACGGACGAGGCGACCCCCCCCATGCGAATCCTGCTCACCAACGACGACGGCATCTACGCCCCCGGGCTGGCGGCGCTGCGCGCGGCGCTCGGACGCCTGGGCGAAGTGCGCGTCGCGGCGCCCGCCATCGAGCAGAGCGGCGTGGGCCACTCGATCACCTTCCTGACCCCGTTGATGGCCAACCAGGTCTTCGACGGCGATCAACTGCTAGGCTGGGCGGTCGAGGGATCGCCCGCCGACTGCGTGAAACTGGCGCTCGCGAAGCTGTTCGTCGACGAGTCGGGCGAGCCGTTCCGCCCCGACCTGGTGGTCAGCGGCATCAACGGCGGGCTTAACGCGGGCGTGAATGTGCTGTACTCCGGCACGGTCGCCGCCGCGACCGAGGCGGCGCTGAACGACCTGCCGGCGATCGCCGTCTCGCTCGAGTGGGACGAGCACGCCCGATTCAACACGGCCGCCGGTCTAGCGGTCGAGGTCATCGAGCAGATGCTCGCCCGCGACGCGTGGCGTGACCACCGCTTGTACAACCTGAACATCCCGACGACCGCCACCCTCCCGACCGCGGGCCAACCCAAGCTGCGGGTCTGCCGCATGGGCGCGACACGTTGGGACTCGGCTTTCGAAGAACGACTCGACCCGAAGGGCCGCCGCTACTACTGGACGATCGGCACCCCACCGACCGAGCCGCCCGGCGCCGACACCGACGTGGTGGCGATCAACGAGGGCGCCCTGTCGCTGACGCCGCTGCTGGTCGATCGGACCCACGGCGATCAGCTGGAAACAATGAACTCATGGAACCTCGGCCTCACCGCCGGCGCGTCCGTTTAACCCACGACTCAAGGAAGCCCGTCATGCTCAAGCTCATCGGACGCTGGACGCTCGCGTCGCTGCTCGTCACGCCGCTGCTCGTCGGCTGCGGCGGTTCGGACACCGGCGGTTCGGACCTCGACGCGATGGCCGACCTGCTCGACGACAAGGTCGAGGCGGACGCGGAGACCGCCGCCGCCGATGCGGTCGCCGCCTCGCAAGCGGAGGTCGATGCGTTGCAAGCCAAAGCGGACGCCCTCAAGAACGAAGCGCCCAGTGAGATCTCCGTCCACGACATGCAGCGGGGCTCCGCCCTGGAAGGCGGCGGGGCCGCGAGCACGATGATTCGGGGCGGAATCGCCGCCGAGCAGAAGTACGGCATGATCAACGTTCAGAAAGCGACCCAGATCTTCTGGGGACTCGAAAGCCGCTGGCCGAAAGACCACGCCGAGTTCATGGAGAAGGTCATCGAGTTCAACCAGATCAAGCTCGAACCGCTCAAGGAACCGTACGAGTACTACTACGACGCCGAACTCAACCAGCAACTCCCGCTGAAACGCCCGAAGCCTGAAGCGATCGAAGCGGCTCAGGCCGCCGCGGATAAAGCCAAAGCGGCACTGCAAGAATAAGTTCAGCAAGCGACTTAGCGAGTAGCCCCGACCAAGCTTGGTCGGGGCTACGAAGCTCCGTTCTCCTCACAAAAAACCACTTTCTCTACGAAGCTCTCTTCGCGACTCCCCACCGCTGCCAGCCGTCGCCCCCGCTCGCGACGGTCCCTCCTCTTCTATCCCACCACTTGTCCGATGACCGAGACCCTCACCCCGCGCGCCGCGCTCTGGTCTCTCACGCTCGTGCTGACCGCCGCCGCCTCGCCCTCCGGGGCGCAGGGCAGCTGGGCGTTCGCGCCGGCCGCGTTCACGCACGATCCGCAAACCGGCGGACGCGTCGCCCAGTACGCCGCGCACGAGCCGGTCGAGGGGCTGCCCGATCCGCGGCAGACCGTCAGCCGCTACTGGCGGACGCGGACCAACCTGCGTGGCGCCGACGGCTCGCAGGACACGATCTACGAGGTCCGCAGCTTCGGCAACACGCTCGGCGGGTTCGACGCGCAGCGCGAACGGGGCTACGACGCCTCGCTCCGCACGCTGCGGTCGCTCGAACCGTTCCGCCGCAACCCGTACCTCTTCTTCGGCGGCATGCAGGGCTTCGGCTACGGCTTCCCCGGCTACCCGGGCGCCGTGCCCGGGACGCCCGTGCCGGCGCCGCAGGGTGCGTTGCAGACGCCCTACCCCCCGACGGCGCCACAACAGCAGCCGGGCGTGCCGACCGCCGAGTGCCCGACGGGCGACTGTGCCCCCGCGGCGGCCGTGGCCCCCGCCCCCGCGGTTCAGTAC
It encodes the following:
- the guaA gene encoding GMP synthase [glutamine-hydrolyzing], whose product is MSRKDNVMSSINTETAPPSAAPRRGDLARERVLVLDFGSQFAQLIARRVREQHVYCEIVRHDLPAERIVELAPKGIILSGGPSSVYAEGAPRCDPKLFELGVPVLGICYGMQLMCEALGGKVESHDVREYGRAHCEVVDDSDLFKDVHAHTEVWMSHGDQVQQIASDFSPLAKTDTCPFAAVRHNRLPAYGLQFHPEVTHSVEGKTILGNFLREVCGTTGQWRLGDFADEAIARVREQVGDSRVICGLSGGVDSAVVAALLSKAIGPQLTCILVDNGLLRKDEASAVVREFTDHFKSDLHVVDAEERFLAKLAGVTEPQTKRKIIGGEFIECFKAEAAKVEDARFLAQGTLYPDVIESGGNPDGPAASIKLHHNVGGLPEELGFELIEPLRDLFKDEVRQLGLQLGLPEEIVWRHPFPGPGLAVRCLGEVTAAKCHTLREADAIVVGEIKAAGLYRQTSQAFAVLLPVQSVGVMGDGRTYENALAVRCVNTDDFMTADWSHLPHDLLSRISTRVINEVPGVNRVVYDISSKPPATIEWE
- the surE gene encoding 5'-nucleotidase SurE, encoding MRILLTNDDGIYAPGLAALRAALGRLGEVRVAAPAIEQSGVGHSITFLTPLMANQVFDGDQLLGWAVEGSPADCVKLALAKLFVDESGEPFRPDLVVSGINGGLNAGVNVLYSGTVAAATEAALNDLPAIAVSLEWDEHARFNTAAGLAVEVIEQMLARDAWRDHRLYNLNIPTTATLPTAGQPKLRVCRMGATRWDSAFEERLDPKGRRYYWTIGTPPTEPPGADTDVVAINEGALSLTPLLVDRTHGDQLETMNSWNLGLTAGASV